TCGCGCTGCGCACGCGCCCCGTGCCGAGATTGCCGCCGCTCGAGCTGAACGGATGCGGGCCCTTGACGCTGATGTCGCCGGCGTAGAACCCGAACGCGTCGCCGCGCTTGACGCCGTGCCACTGGAACGCTTCCAGGTAGAACTGCGTCATGATCGAGTAGCCGTCGTAGGGGTTGAAGATGTCGACGTCCTTCGGCCCCAGCCCCGCGCCTTCGTACATCCGCTTCGCCGCGCGGTCGGTCCACATCTCGATCTCGTCCAGATCTTCCTGGGTGCTGCGCTTCTTGAAGCTGTGCTGCGAGTGATTGAGCACGTAGACCGGCTTCTGCTTCATGTCTTTCGCGCGATCCGCGGTGGTGAAGAGATACGCGGTCGCGGCCTGGACCGGGCGGTCGCAATCCCAGATCCGCAGCGGATTCAGGATGAAGCGCGAGCTCTCGTAGTCCTCGACCGTGATGGGCTCGACGCCGTGCGTCGCATTGAAGCCCCACGGCGTGAGCATGCCGTTTTTCTGCTGGTTGATGACGAACGGCGCGAGATCGTCGTGCCGGCCGCCGTATTTGAGGCAGTACTGGTTGTGCGGAAAGATGTTGATGAAGTCGTTCCCGCCGTGATTACCCCACGGCACCGTCCACTGCCGCGCGCCGCGTGCGTAATCGTCGGCGTTCTCGCCGCCGCGGCGATAGCGTCCCTCGAGATTGCCGCACGGATAGATCATCAGGCACGTGGTGCACATCCCGTCGCCGACGGCCTGCGCCGCCATGCCGATCATCTCGCCGATCGTCGGCACGCCCGTGGGCGCGAACTTCACGTTCTTGAAGCCCATGTTCCTGACGAGCCACTCGGCGTTGACGAGCGTGAGGCCCCACTCGGAATCGTACGGCGGATCGAAGTACGGCCGCGGCGCCCATTTGGAGGCCGAGCCGCCGCTGGGGCCCGCGATATGGCTGTCGCAGCAGATCACGCCGTCGATTTGGTCGGCCGTGACGCCCGCCTCGTCCATCGCTTTCTGGCATGCCAGCATGCAGTAGGCGCCGAGCGTCTTGTCCATCGAGACGCCGTCCCAGCGGCGATCGACCGGCGAATGGCCGAGCCCGGCGACCGCGACTTTGCCGCGATGCTCCCATACGCCGAGACCGTCCTTGTCCCTGCGCCAGTTGTAGTTACTTTGCGCCATGCATCCCCCTCACACTACGCGCCATTCGTGTATCAGCTGACCCGGCGCGACTTCCTCGAACGTCACTTCCACGGCCGCTCCGACGGGCACCTCGTACGGCGGCGTTCCCGGAAGGTTGGAATAGAAGTTGATCGTCGGGTCCTGATCGAGCTTCACCATCGCGAGGTTGTAAGGCTGGTCGGGCATGCGGCGATTGAGCCGGCCGTCCTCGATGACGGCGAATGCGGCGATGTGGCCCTTGCCGGCGACCTCTTTCCAGCCGAGCTGTGCGGCGGACCCGCAGACCTGGCAGCTCGCCTGCGGCGGATACTGAAGCTTGTCGCAGGCCGCGCAGTGCTGGAGCAGCAAGCGTTTCTGGTTCACCGCGTCCCAGAACGGCTTGCTCACCTCGTCGGCGACCGGTATCAGTTTGGGCATTCGGTATCCGTCAGGCGGGTTCGCGTTCGTTCTTGTCGAAATCGAGCTCGACCTTCGCGCCGTTCGGATCGTCGAAGAACAGCTGCCACGTCCCGTACTCGGGCAGGCGGCGCAGATCGTAATCGATCGCGCGCGCTTTCAGATTCGCGATGGTGCCCGCGAGGTCGATCCCGGTGAACGCCATGTGGTCGATCACGCCTTTCACGAGCGCCTCCTTGGGCTTGTTCGCGATGACGTGCAGGATGGGGTCGTTGCCGCCGCGCGCATACAGCCAGGCGCCGGGAAACTTGAACGGCGGCCGCGCGCCGGGATGCAGGTCGAGCAGATCGGCGTAGAAGGTCAGGGTCTTGTCGAGATTGTCGGTGAGCACGGTGAAATGATTCATGGCTGCAGCGGGCATTGCGATCTCCTCCGGTTTCGTTCAGTTGGATGGGCATGCCGTCGGCGCCGCGACCGGCAATCTGATGCGCATTTGCGTCCCCCTAATCTTCACCGGCAAGCGCAGCGGGTGCCGCTCGTTCGCGGGGCGATGTGTCCGCAGAACCTCAGTGCGTTGCCCAGCCGGCGATGGTGGTGCGAAGCATTTTGCGGCGCAGCGGCAGCTGGTAATCCTGCACCGCCTTGTGCATGCAAAGACAGTTGTCCCAGAACACCACGTCGCCGACTTTCCAAGTATGACGGTAGATGTACCTGGGCGACAGATAGTGATTTTTCAGCTCGTCCAGCAACGCGTTCGAGGA
This genomic window from Burkholderiales bacterium contains:
- a CDS encoding zinc ribbon domain-containing protein, coding for MPKLIPVADEVSKPFWDAVNQKRLLLQHCAACDKLQYPPQASCQVCGSAAQLGWKEVAGKGHIAAFAVIEDGRLNRRMPDQPYNLAMVKLDQDPTINFYSNLPGTPPYEVPVGAAVEVTFEEVAPGQLIHEWRVV
- a CDS encoding thiolase family protein is translated as MAQSNYNWRRDKDGLGVWEHRGKVAVAGLGHSPVDRRWDGVSMDKTLGAYCMLACQKAMDEAGVTADQIDGVICCDSHIAGPSGGSASKWAPRPYFDPPYDSEWGLTLVNAEWLVRNMGFKNVKFAPTGVPTIGEMIGMAAQAVGDGMCTTCLMIYPCGNLEGRYRRGGENADDYARGARQWTVPWGNHGGNDFINIFPHNQYCLKYGGRHDDLAPFVINQQKNGMLTPWGFNATHGVEPITVEDYESSRFILNPLRIWDCDRPVQAATAYLFTTADRAKDMKQKPVYVLNHSQHSFKKRSTQEDLDEIEMWTDRAAKRMYEGAGLGPKDVDIFNPYDGYSIMTQFYLEAFQWHGVKRGDAFGFYAGDISVKGPHPFSSSGGNLGTGRVRSAMYTDSIEQLRGTAGARQVTVRAETALAAFTTPPSGGWMMFGKHPG
- a CDS encoding VOC family protein, which encodes MPAAAMNHFTVLTDNLDKTLTFYADLLDLHPGARPPFKFPGAWLYARGGNDPILHVIANKPKEALVKGVIDHMAFTGIDLAGTIANLKARAIDYDLRRLPEYGTWQLFFDDPNGAKVELDFDKNEREPA